From the Halodesulfovibrio sp. genome, one window contains:
- a CDS encoding riboflavin synthase — MFTGIILGQGEVRSVQNMGKETRLTIIPRCELTDYVLGESIATNGVCLTVEEFGADWFTVYASAETMGLTNLGKLKSGSKVNLERALTMGDRLGGHIVSGHVDCIGTVDSVRPAGLSKIYKISFPQEFETQVIPKGSVTLDGISLTVNACGNNFLEVNIIPETQKITTIAQWNPGYSVNIETDVIGKYVQRMLGAWQPNAAQEKSAPSSITEEFLRKNGF; from the coding sequence ATGTTCACAGGAATAATTCTTGGACAGGGTGAAGTCCGCTCTGTTCAGAATATGGGCAAAGAAACACGCCTTACAATTATACCACGCTGCGAGCTGACCGACTACGTACTCGGTGAATCCATCGCAACCAACGGCGTATGCCTTACTGTTGAAGAGTTCGGCGCTGACTGGTTTACTGTTTATGCTTCTGCGGAAACAATGGGGCTTACCAACCTTGGTAAGCTTAAATCCGGCAGTAAAGTAAACCTGGAACGCGCTCTTACAATGGGTGACCGCCTTGGCGGACACATTGTAAGCGGACACGTTGACTGTATCGGCACTGTAGATTCTGTACGTCCGGCAGGGCTTTCAAAAATCTACAAAATTTCTTTCCCGCAAGAGTTCGAAACGCAGGTTATCCCTAAAGGTTCAGTTACCCTTGATGGAATCAGCCTCACAGTTAATGCTTGTGGAAACAATTTTCTGGAAGTAAACATTATCCCCGAAACTCAAAAGATCACTACAATAGCCCAGTGGAATCCGGGATACAGTGTTAATATAGAGACGGACGTGATTGGAAAATACGTTCAACGCATGCTTGGGGCATGGCAGCCCAATGCTGCGCAGGAGAAATCTGCTCCTTCCTCTATTACTGAAGAGTTTCTCAGAAAAAATGGATTTTAA
- the glyA gene encoding serine hydroxymethyltransferase: MDEVFIQDPEVGRSIFQEIDRQTGGLELIASENFVSAAVRQTQGSVLTHKYAEGYPGKRYYGGCEYVDVTETIAIERAKEIFGAEYVNVQPHSGSQANMAAYYAIANAGDTVLGMDLSHGGHLTHGSPVNFSGKFFDVKAYGVDRETGRIDYDNVLKLAKEHKPTVIIAGASAYPREIDFAKFRAIADEVGAKLFVDMAHIAGLVAAGLHNSPVPHAHVTTTTTHKTLRGPRGGMILSTEDLSKPLNSQIFPGIQGGPLMHVIAAKAVAFGEALRPEYKVYQQQVIDNAKTMGQALLDEGFNLVSGGTDNHLLLIDLTNKDITGKEAQLALDKAGITTNKNTVPFETRSPFVTSGIRIGTPALTSRGMKEAEMQQVAAWLVDALKHIDNDAYLANIHKQVTAFARTFPLFAW, translated from the coding sequence ATGGATGAAGTTTTTATCCAAGATCCTGAAGTAGGCCGTTCTATTTTTCAGGAAATCGATCGCCAGACCGGTGGGCTTGAATTAATCGCATCAGAAAACTTTGTGTCCGCAGCTGTACGCCAAACTCAAGGCTCAGTACTTACTCACAAGTATGCAGAAGGCTACCCGGGCAAGCGCTACTACGGTGGTTGTGAATACGTAGACGTTACCGAAACCATCGCTATCGAACGCGCAAAAGAAATCTTTGGTGCAGAATATGTTAACGTGCAGCCGCACTCCGGCAGTCAGGCTAACATGGCAGCGTACTATGCCATCGCGAACGCGGGCGATACTGTACTGGGTATGGACCTCTCCCACGGGGGACACCTTACACACGGCAGCCCTGTCAACTTCTCCGGTAAGTTCTTTGATGTAAAAGCGTACGGTGTAGACCGTGAGACTGGTCGTATTGATTACGATAATGTTCTCAAACTTGCGAAAGAGCATAAGCCTACTGTTATTATTGCAGGCGCAAGTGCTTACCCTAGAGAAATTGATTTTGCGAAATTCCGTGCTATCGCAGACGAAGTAGGCGCAAAGCTGTTTGTAGACATGGCGCATATTGCAGGTTTAGTTGCAGCTGGTTTGCATAACTCACCTGTTCCACATGCACATGTAACAACAACTACTACACACAAAACCCTGCGCGGTCCTCGCGGCGGTATGATTCTTTCCACAGAAGATCTGAGCAAGCCGTTGAACAGCCAGATTTTCCCTGGAATCCAAGGCGGCCCACTCATGCACGTGATTGCAGCTAAAGCAGTTGCATTCGGCGAAGCTTTACGTCCTGAGTACAAAGTCTACCAGCAGCAGGTTATCGATAATGCTAAAACCATGGGACAGGCTCTTCTTGATGAAGGCTTCAATCTGGTTTCCGGTGGTACAGACAACCACCTCCTGCTCATCGACCTGACCAATAAAGATATCACTGGTAAAGAAGCACAGCTTGCTCTTGATAAAGCTGGCATCACTACCAACAAAAACACTGTTCCTTTTGAAACACGCAGCCCGTTTGTTACTTCCGGTATTCGCATCGGAACACCGGCACTTACAAGCCGCGGTATGAAAGAAGCAGAAATGCAGCAAGTAGCAGCTTGGCTTGTTGATGCGCTCAAGCACATCGACAATGATGCGTACCTTGCCAACATACACAAGCAGGTTACGGCGTTCGCGCGTACATTCCCGCTTTTCGCTTGGTAA
- the ribD gene encoding bifunctional diaminohydroxyphosphoribosylaminopyrimidine deaminase/5-amino-6-(5-phosphoribosylamino)uracil reductase RibD — MQHRNAHFMRRAIALAEKGRGTAAPNPTVGAVLVKHGQIVAEGYHTACGQPHAEIECLRNAAENNISPSDCSMYVTLEPCNHYGKTPPCSKAILDAGIKHVVVGLEDPNPKAKGGAQFLRENGVTVETGMLEEECRNLVADFLTWIQTPYPFTVLKLASTLDGKIATKTGHSQWISCEESRKRVHELRKKVQAVIVGGGTFYADNPQLTCRLEGVEQQPLAVIITKHLPEDPAQFTLLKERPEQVIFWTNEESALSETARKLQTIGCSVVSLPEQNGNLDLAAGLIWLREEKKCLYTLCEGGGKLALSLLENNLVNEFQLHMAPKIVGDHNAPDIFSGRTIATMDEALRLRIIKTELSGDDVILTLRRQEI, encoded by the coding sequence ATGCAGCACCGCAATGCCCATTTTATGCGCCGTGCCATTGCGTTGGCTGAAAAAGGACGAGGAACTGCCGCCCCCAACCCGACTGTTGGAGCTGTGCTCGTCAAGCACGGACAAATTGTTGCTGAAGGATATCACACTGCATGTGGGCAACCGCATGCAGAAATAGAGTGCCTTCGCAACGCTGCCGAAAACAATATTTCTCCAAGCGATTGCAGCATGTATGTTACGCTTGAGCCATGCAATCATTACGGAAAAACTCCCCCTTGCTCCAAAGCTATTTTAGATGCTGGCATCAAGCATGTTGTCGTAGGGTTAGAAGACCCTAACCCGAAAGCTAAAGGCGGCGCACAATTTTTACGCGAAAACGGCGTGACTGTTGAAACAGGCATGCTTGAAGAAGAGTGCCGAAACCTTGTAGCAGATTTCCTCACTTGGATTCAGACGCCCTACCCTTTCACTGTACTGAAACTAGCCTCTACATTGGATGGAAAAATTGCCACCAAGACAGGACATTCTCAATGGATCAGCTGCGAAGAATCTCGAAAGCGAGTCCATGAGCTTAGGAAAAAAGTACAGGCAGTTATCGTCGGTGGGGGAACATTCTATGCAGACAATCCTCAATTGACCTGCCGTCTGGAAGGCGTTGAGCAGCAACCGCTTGCTGTAATTATAACCAAGCATCTTCCGGAAGACCCAGCACAGTTTACACTCTTGAAAGAGCGTCCTGAGCAAGTTATTTTCTGGACAAATGAAGAATCTGCATTATCTGAAACAGCAAGGAAGCTACAGACAATAGGCTGTTCTGTTGTAAGCTTACCGGAGCAAAACGGGAACCTTGATCTTGCAGCAGGGCTTATCTGGCTGCGTGAGGAAAAAAAGTGCCTCTATACCCTTTGCGAAGGCGGAGGAAAATTGGCATTATCGCTTCTTGAGAACAATCTCGTAAACGAATTTCAGTTGCATATGGCTCCCAAAATTGTCGGAGATCACAACGCACCCGACATCTTTTCTGGTAGAACTATCGCAACAATGGACGAAGCGCTCCGCTTACGAATTATCAAAACGGAACTTAGCGGCGATGATGTCATACTGACATTACGCCGACAGGAAATTTAG
- a CDS encoding cytidine/deoxycytidylate deaminase family protein — MQQRLPWPQYFMDITYMVAERSTCLRRKVGAIAVKDKRILATGYNGAPASTSHCLDIGCLRAELGIPSGQRHEMCRGLHAEQNVIIQAAVHGVSLAGAEIYCTTMPCLICTKMLLNCGIKGVYYVEGYNDELAAAMVQEAGIPFTKIDHVVRGA, encoded by the coding sequence ATGCAGCAGAGACTTCCTTGGCCTCAATATTTCATGGACATAACCTACATGGTTGCCGAACGCTCTACTTGTCTTCGCCGTAAAGTTGGCGCTATCGCAGTTAAAGACAAACGCATTCTTGCAACAGGCTACAATGGCGCCCCTGCCAGCACATCACATTGTCTGGATATTGGATGTCTTCGTGCCGAACTGGGCATTCCTTCCGGTCAGCGTCACGAAATGTGCCGCGGACTTCATGCAGAGCAAAATGTTATCATTCAGGCAGCTGTTCACGGGGTATCCCTTGCTGGTGCAGAAATTTACTGTACCACCATGCCGTGCCTTATTTGCACTAAAATGCTGCTTAACTGCGGTATCAAAGGTGTTTACTATGTAGAAGGCTACAATGATGAACTTGCAGCAGCTATGGTACAAGAAGCTGGCATTCCGTTCACTAAAATAGATCATGTAGTCAGAGGCGCATAA